Proteins encoded within one genomic window of Triticum aestivum cultivar Chinese Spring chromosome 2D, IWGSC CS RefSeq v2.1, whole genome shotgun sequence:
- the LOC123051996 gene encoding uncharacterized protein, whose amino-acid sequence MVILCAGHPAPSVHSEFLSRWLSLNSPKMPYALNSTGRKLRKHNRHRGMTTFANSSSLQDSLASVKPSRLLPTVEPKTFPNSVPDEILSKLRLEESDAFYILELCTSGELSSSLQDKNSAILVCLIDVEGDSLLQRVPAIYGDQPAYGTKTSQFLPFQSGSVDIITFKGPKLQTIKEIWIGLESGSWRLDGLNMKVIHGARNTPEDLEGTLELKFSGLQYTFDKLGAVLGEDGASVVEARPIAVTDLSGISISDLQEGQLSSARTASSIKELKEDGLREYADLKQSLLLYDISIVITGFSAFTLASNDGAAYSFLVGGIGGFLYLLLLQRSVDGLPAISSPSEASSSEPTMNFSGVRRPWLILSIVMVAGAVALKYGAGGDSFELTPTELFVGAAGFLANKVAVLLAAFKPLQSNLESDDGSVD is encoded by the exons ATGGTGATCCTTTGTGCTGGCCACCCTGCTCCTTCGGTTCATTCTGAATTTCTATCTCGATGGCTATCACTCAACAGCCCCAAAATGCCTTACGCTCTCAACTCAACCGGAAGGAAACTCAGAAAGCATAACAGACATCGGGGGATGACCACTTTTGCAAACAGTTCTTCATTACAAG ATTCACTGGCCTCTGTAAAGCCATCTCGTCTTCTGCCGACAGTTGAACCAAAAACATTTCCCAATAGTGTCCCTGATGAGATACTATCGAAACTCAGATTGGAAGAATCTGATGCCTTTTACATACTAGAGCTGTGCACAAGTGGAGAACTTAGTTCCTCTTTGCAAGATAAGAACTCCGCAATCTTAGTCTGCTTAATCGATGTTGAGGGTGACTCCTTGTTACAAAGAGTACCAGCAATCTATGGGGACCAACCTGCATATGGCACCAAGACATCACAATTCCTCCCCTTTCAAAGTGGTTCAGTTGATATAATCACCTTTAAAGGTCCCAAATTGCAGACAATCAAAGAAATCTGGATCGGCCTTGAATCAG GTTCATGGAGATTAGATGGTTTAAATATGAAAGTGATCCATGGAGCACGGAATACACCTGAAGATCTTGAGGGAACACTTGAGCTCAAGTTCAGCGGTTTACAGTACACGTTCGACAAGCTCGGTGCGGTGCTTGGTGAGGATGGAGCTTCAGTAGTGGAAGCAAGGCCAATTGCTGTGACTGACCTGTCAGGGATTAGCATTTCTGATCTTCAAGAGGGGCAGCTATCCTCAGCAAGGACAGCCTCAAGCATCAAGGAACTGAAGGAAGATGGACTGAGGGAGTATGCTGATCTCAAGCAATCCTTGCTGCTTTACGACATATCTATTGTTATAACAGGTTTCTCTGCCTTCACTCTGGCTTCGAATGATGGAGCCGCCTACTCGTTCCTCGTTGGCGGGATTGGAGGGTTCCTGTATCTATTGCTGCTCCAAAGATCTGTGGACGGGTTGCCGGCAATTAGTTCTCCTTCAGAAGCGAGCAGTTCAGAGCCCACTATGAACTTCAGCGGCGTAAGAAGGCCATGGTTGATATTGTCGATTGTAATGGTTGCTGGGGCTGTTGCACTGAAGTACGGTGCTGGTGGTGACAGCTTCGAGCTGACTCCGACTGAGCTATTTGTTGGCGCCGCAGGGTTCCTGGCGAACAAGGTTGCTGTTCTTCTGGCAGCATTCAAACCCTTGCAAAGTAATTTGGAGAGCGACGATGGATCTGTGGACTGA